A window from Pseudooceanicola algae encodes these proteins:
- a CDS encoding helix-turn-helix domain-containing protein, with amino-acid sequence MAGAAYSDTYRLMREQLVALRKDAGLSQAQLAGQLGKPPSFVAKYELGERRLDVVELLVILKCIGAPPEGLIDLLGRDAPANL; translated from the coding sequence GTGGCCGGCGCAGCATATTCAGATACCTATCGCCTGATGCGGGAGCAGCTGGTGGCGCTGCGCAAGGATGCGGGGTTGTCTCAGGCGCAGCTGGCCGGGCAATTGGGCAAGCCGCCGTCCTTTGTGGCCAAGTACGAACTGGGCGAGCGGCGGCTGGATGTCGTCGAGCTGCTGGTCATACTCAAATGCATCGGCGCACCGCCCGAAGGTCTCATCGACCTGCTGGGGCGGGATGCGCCGGCAAACCTGTAG
- a CDS encoding cytochrome P450: MGDAPRLPVRVPLVTQPLGLLGSLRAARRNVLEILPELAVKQPIVSGRMGIRWHMVMDPEALRRVLIEKLDDYPKSDVTKNLLRPAIGESLFISEGAHWRWQRRAAAPVFSHRNVAGLGPVMTRAAEYACRRIAAQGTAPVNLADEMVRATYEVIADVTFSGGKAFDRDAVHRAIETYIAEAGRVSLFDILGLPGWIPRPGRLFSSRTLRQMKAVADDAIDSRRARDTPPGTPDLMDLLLAAEDPQTGRRMNDRELADNLLTFIVAGHETTALTLGWALYLCAFDPAIQKAAATEAIAVLQDRAATPADLDALPLTRQIIDETLRLYPPAGIISRSAQAPDRLCDRDIRPKDTIILPIYALHRNRLLWRDPDRFDPARFADRKTIPRFAYLPFGDGPRVCIGATFALQEAVILLATLLSRFRFSEIPGRSPNPVMILTLRAEGGVWLNVSPRH, from the coding sequence ATGGGTGACGCCCCACGCCTGCCTGTCCGCGTTCCACTGGTGACACAACCACTGGGGCTGCTCGGTTCGCTGCGTGCTGCCCGGCGCAACGTGCTGGAAATCCTGCCCGAGCTTGCGGTGAAACAACCCATCGTCTCCGGAAGGATGGGGATCCGCTGGCACATGGTGATGGATCCGGAGGCCCTGCGCCGGGTGCTGATCGAAAAGCTCGATGATTATCCGAAATCCGATGTCACCAAGAACCTGCTGCGCCCCGCTATCGGGGAAAGCCTGTTCATTTCAGAAGGCGCCCACTGGCGTTGGCAGCGCCGGGCCGCCGCGCCGGTCTTCTCGCACCGCAATGTCGCCGGCCTCGGCCCGGTGATGACCCGGGCAGCGGAATATGCCTGCCGACGGATCGCCGCCCAGGGGACGGCCCCGGTGAACCTTGCGGACGAGATGGTACGTGCCACCTATGAAGTGATAGCCGATGTGACCTTTTCCGGCGGAAAGGCCTTTGACCGCGACGCCGTCCACCGCGCGATCGAAACCTATATCGCCGAAGCCGGGCGCGTCAGCCTGTTCGACATCCTCGGCCTGCCCGGCTGGATCCCGCGACCGGGACGGCTGTTCTCTTCGCGAACCTTGAGGCAGATGAAAGCGGTGGCCGACGACGCGATCGACAGTCGCCGCGCGCGCGACACCCCGCCAGGGACCCCGGATCTGATGGACCTGCTACTGGCCGCCGAGGACCCGCAAACCGGGCGGCGCATGAATGACCGCGAACTGGCCGACAATCTGCTGACCTTCATTGTCGCGGGACATGAGACAACGGCACTGACCCTTGGCTGGGCCCTCTACCTCTGCGCCTTCGACCCCGCGATCCAGAAGGCGGCCGCGACCGAGGCCATCGCCGTCCTGCAAGACCGCGCCGCCACCCCCGCTGACCTCGACGCCCTGCCCCTGACCCGCCAGATCATAGATGAAACCCTGCGCCTCTACCCGCCCGCCGGGATCATTTCGCGCAGTGCGCAAGCACCTGACAGGCTGTGCGACCGCGACATCCGCCCCAAAGACACGATCATCCTCCCGATCTACGCCCTGCATCGCAACCGGCTACTCTGGAGGGATCCAGACCGCTTCGACCCCGCACGCTTTGCGGATCGCAAGACCATCCCGCGCTTTGCCTACCTGCCCTTCGGCGATGGCCCCCGCGTCTGCATCGGCGCCACCTTCGCCCTGCAGGAAGCGGTCATCCTTCTCGCCACCCTGTTGTCACGATTCCGCTTTTCCGAGATCCCCGGCCGCAGCCCAAATCCGGTGATGATCCTCACCCTGCGCGCCGAAGGCGGTGTCTGGCTGAACGTCAGCCCCCGACACTGA
- a CDS encoding DNA topoisomerase IV subunit A, whose protein sequence is MTDTPEDPKIGPASGPGSSPDSGSGSGGGEALLAEPLRRAIGDRYLTYALSTIMHRALPDARDGLKPVHRRILYAMRELKLAPNGRFRKSSKISGDVMGNYHPHGDTAIYDAMARLAQDFNVRYPLVDGQGNFGNIDGDNPAASRYTEARLTAVAEALMEGLTENAVDFRDNYDGTLTEPVVLPASFPNLLANGSSGIAVGMATNIPPHNIAELCNACLHLIKTPDARDETLLQYVPGPDFPTGGVLVEAPENIARAYATGRGSMRLRAKWEKEDLGRGTWQIVVTEIPYQVQKSKLVERIADLIQTRRIPILADVRDESAEDIRLVLEPRAKTVDPEVLMNLLFRNCDLETRFSMNMNVLIDGLTPKVCSMKEVLRAFLDHRRDVLQRRSAHRLAKIDHRLEVLEGFITAFLNLDRVIDIIRYDDEPKTALMLENWSLKRGRARDEADYVTPVGIDTEGELTEVQTEAILNMRLRSLRRLEELELVRERDALMAERAGLEDLMASPERQWTRIAEQIRETRKSFGKDYFGGARRTLIEAAAEAEEVPVEAMIEREPITVVCSKMGWIRAMKGHIDLSQTEKLKFKDGDEGRFLFHAETTDKLLVFGSNGRFYTMQASNLPGGRGMGEPLRLMIDLPNESEIVEIRIHRPGAKLVVASTAGDGFLVSEDEVLAQTRTGRQVLNVKDGVRALLAKPVWGDHVACVGENRKVLVFPIEELPELGRGKGVRLQKYKDGGLSDLTTFPLADGLSWHDPAGRTRTETELGEWIGKRAGIGRMAPRGFPRDNRFN, encoded by the coding sequence ATGACGGATACGCCCGAAGACCCCAAGATCGGCCCCGCAAGCGGCCCCGGTTCCAGCCCCGACTCCGGTTCAGGTTCCGGAGGTGGCGAAGCCTTGCTGGCCGAACCGCTGCGCCGTGCCATTGGCGACCGCTACCTGACCTATGCGCTGTCGACGATCATGCACCGCGCCCTGCCCGATGCCCGCGACGGGCTGAAGCCGGTGCATCGGCGCATCCTATACGCGATGCGAGAGCTGAAGCTGGCGCCGAACGGGCGGTTCCGCAAAAGCTCCAAGATCTCGGGCGACGTGATGGGGAACTACCACCCCCATGGCGACACGGCGATCTATGACGCGATGGCCCGGCTGGCGCAGGATTTCAACGTCCGCTACCCGCTGGTCGACGGGCAGGGGAACTTCGGCAATATCGACGGGGACAACCCGGCGGCCTCGCGCTACACCGAGGCGCGACTGACCGCCGTCGCCGAGGCCCTGATGGAGGGGCTGACCGAAAACGCGGTTGATTTCCGCGACAATTACGACGGTACCCTGACAGAGCCGGTGGTGCTGCCCGCGTCCTTCCCGAACCTGCTGGCCAACGGCTCCTCTGGGATCGCGGTGGGGATGGCGACCAATATCCCGCCCCATAACATCGCCGAGCTGTGCAATGCCTGCCTGCATCTGATCAAGACCCCGGATGCGCGGGACGAGACCCTGTTGCAATACGTGCCCGGCCCTGATTTCCCCACTGGCGGCGTGCTGGTCGAGGCGCCCGAGAACATTGCCAGGGCCTATGCCACGGGGCGCGGCTCCATGCGGCTGCGCGCCAAGTGGGAAAAAGAGGACCTTGGCCGCGGCACATGGCAGATCGTGGTCACCGAGATCCCCTACCAGGTGCAGAAATCCAAGCTGGTGGAGCGGATCGCGGATCTGATCCAGACCCGGCGCATCCCGATTCTGGCGGATGTGCGTGACGAAAGCGCCGAGGACATCCGCCTGGTGCTGGAACCCCGCGCCAAGACCGTGGATCCCGAGGTTCTGATGAACCTGCTGTTCCGCAATTGCGATCTGGAAACGCGGTTCTCGATGAACATGAACGTGCTGATCGACGGGCTGACGCCCAAGGTCTGCTCGATGAAGGAAGTGCTGCGCGCCTTCCTCGACCACCGGCGCGACGTGCTGCAGCGGCGCAGCGCGCACCGGCTGGCCAAGATCGACCACCGGCTGGAAGTGCTGGAAGGCTTCATCACCGCCTTCCTGAACCTCGACCGGGTGATCGACATCATCCGCTATGACGACGAACCCAAGACCGCGCTGATGCTGGAAAACTGGAGCCTCAAGCGGGGGCGTGCACGGGACGAGGCCGATTACGTCACACCCGTCGGGATCGATACCGAAGGCGAGTTGACCGAGGTCCAGACCGAAGCCATCCTGAACATGCGCCTGCGCTCCCTGCGGCGGCTTGAGGAACTTGAACTTGTCCGGGAACGCGACGCGCTGATGGCCGAACGTGCCGGTCTCGAAGACCTGATGGCCAGCCCGGAGCGCCAGTGGACCCGGATTGCCGAGCAGATCCGCGAGACCCGCAAGAGCTTTGGCAAGGATTACTTCGGCGGTGCCCGCCGCACCCTGATCGAAGCCGCCGCCGAGGCCGAGGAAGTCCCGGTCGAGGCGATGATCGAGCGGGAACCGATCACCGTGGTCTGCTCGAAAATGGGCTGGATCCGGGCAATGAAGGGGCATATCGACCTGTCTCAGACCGAAAAGCTGAAGTTCAAGGACGGTGACGAAGGACGGTTCCTGTTCCATGCGGAAACCACAGACAAACTGCTTGTCTTCGGCTCCAACGGGCGCTTCTACACGATGCAGGCCTCGAACCTGCCCGGCGGGCGCGGCATGGGCGAACCCCTGCGTCTGATGATCGACCTGCCTAACGAATCCGAGATCGTCGAGATCCGCATCCACCGCCCCGGCGCCAAGCTCGTGGTCGCCTCCACTGCCGGGGACGGCTTCCTCGTGTCCGAAGATGAAGTCCTGGCCCAGACCCGCACCGGCCGCCAGGTCCTGAACGTCAAGGACGGCGTCCGCGCACTGCTTGCCAAACCCGTCTGGGGCGATCACGTCGCCTGTGTGGGCGAAAACCGCAAGGTGCTTGTCTTCCCTATTGAAGAGCTGCCCGAGCTTGGCCGCGGCAAGGGCGTGCGGCTGCAGAAATACAAGGACGGCGGCCTTTCGGACCTGACCACTTTCCCGCTGGCCGACGGCTTGTCCTGGCACGACCCCGCCGGCCGAACCCGCACGGAAACCGAGCTTGGGGAATGGATCGGCAAGCGCGCCGGAATTGGCCGCATGGCGCCCCGCGGCTTCCCACGGGACAATCGCTTCAACTGA
- a CDS encoding SH3 domain-containing protein, which produces MDTWRRGACALAFFLFSGTGVLSATEIPGQEGADPVLPAAATAPNASGDQSAALAMPLQGLDAVTEAGSEAGLSVGPVTKLPLPRYLSMKSSRANVRRGPSKTHRIDWEFLRKGLPVQVVAEYGHWRRIRDHDGMGGWVHYALISGHRTVLVEKNLLELRFRPGPEARVVAKLEAGVIADLGRCEPDWCRVSVAGYSGWAEKSALWGVGADEIRE; this is translated from the coding sequence ATGGATACTTGGCGAAGGGGCGCATGCGCGCTGGCGTTCTTCCTGTTTTCCGGCACCGGTGTTCTGTCGGCGACCGAGATACCCGGGCAGGAAGGCGCCGATCCGGTGCTGCCCGCCGCAGCCACGGCGCCGAACGCGTCGGGCGACCAAAGCGCCGCGCTGGCGATGCCCTTGCAAGGCCTTGATGCGGTGACCGAAGCCGGGTCCGAGGCAGGCCTGTCGGTCGGCCCCGTAACCAAGCTGCCCCTGCCCCGCTACCTGTCGATGAAATCCAGCCGCGCCAACGTGCGCCGCGGCCCCAGCAAGACCCATCGCATCGACTGGGAATTCCTGCGCAAGGGCCTGCCGGTGCAGGTGGTGGCCGAATACGGCCACTGGCGCCGCATCCGCGATCACGACGGCATGGGCGGCTGGGTGCACTACGCGCTGATCTCGGGGCATCGCACGGTGCTGGTCGAAAAGAACCTGCTCGAACTGCGCTTCCGTCCCGGCCCCGAAGCCCGTGTCGTCGCCAAGCTCGAAGCCGGCGTGATCGCCGACCTTGGTCGTTGCGAACCCGATTGGTGCCGTGTCTCGGTCGCGGGCTATTCCGGCTGGGCCGAGAAATCCGCGCTCTGGGGTGTCGGAGCCGACGAAATCAGAGAGTGA
- a CDS encoding twin transmembrane helix small protein gives MGNDPLFLVAGAAVLLVAVILVMGIANFARSGDPKRSNKLMQARIIAQFAAVAGILLFVLLRKGG, from the coding sequence ATGGGCAATGATCCGCTTTTCCTGGTTGCCGGGGCCGCCGTGCTTCTGGTGGCCGTGATCCTTGTCATGGGGATCGCCAATTTCGCCCGCAGCGGAGACCCCAAGCGGTCCAACAAGCTGATGCAGGCGCGGATCATCGCGCAATTCGCTGCCGTGGCGGGAATCCTGCTGTTCGTGCTGCTGCGCAAAGGGGGCTGA
- a CDS encoding cob(I)yrinic acid a,c-diamide adenosyltransferase has protein sequence MVVLSKIYTRTGDAGDTALGDGSRVPKPSLRVEAYGTVDETNATLGLARLHADGDMDAALARIQNDLFDLGADLCRPDMASDAAAEYTPLRMVASQVDRLEAEIDAMNADLSPLRSFVLPGGSALAAHLHLCRTVCRRAERLSVALMGEGDCNPAAVKYLNRLSDWFFVASRAANDGGAGDVLWVPGATR, from the coding sequence ATGGTCGTTCTGTCGAAAATCTACACCCGTACCGGCGACGCCGGGGATACCGCGCTTGGCGATGGCAGCCGGGTGCCCAAACCGTCGCTGCGGGTCGAGGCCTATGGCACGGTGGATGAAACCAATGCGACCCTGGGGCTGGCCCGACTGCATGCCGATGGCGACATGGATGCGGCCCTGGCGCGCATCCAGAACGATCTGTTCGACCTCGGCGCCGACCTGTGCCGCCCGGATATGGCCAGCGACGCCGCCGCCGAATACACGCCGCTGCGCATGGTGGCCTCGCAGGTTGACCGCCTGGAAGCCGAGATCGACGCGATGAACGCCGACCTGTCCCCCCTGCGCAGCTTCGTCCTGCCCGGCGGGTCTGCGCTGGCGGCGCATCTGCACCTGTGCCGTACAGTCTGCCGCCGCGCCGAACGCCTGTCGGTGGCGCTGATGGGCGAAGGCGATTGCAACCCGGCGGCGGTCAAGTACCTGAACCGCCTCAGCGACTGGTTCTTCGTCGCCTCGCGCGCGGCCAATGACGGCGGCGCGGGCGATGTCCTGTGGGTGCCGGGGGCGACGCGCTAG
- a CDS encoding SDR family NAD(P)-dependent oxidoreductase — protein sequence MTHTPRKTILITGCSSGIGHDAARGLKAQGWRVFASARKAEDVTQLAEAGFEALRLDYADQPSIEAAVAEVLKRCDGALDAVFNNGAYAIPGPVEDISRVAMRAQFETNFLGPHALTRAVLPAMRRRGTGRIVNCSSVLGLVAAPWRGPYNASKFALEGLTDTLRVELEGSGIHAILIEPGPIRTDFRKNAIAAFEKWVDWEASERVEEYRNGLLDKLYKRGPGSEKADRFELGPEAVTAKLIRALEDPRPRARYMVTTPTYAAAAMRRLLPARMIDRLVRNA from the coding sequence ATGACCCATACCCCCCGGAAGACGATCCTCATCACCGGCTGTTCGTCGGGCATCGGGCACGACGCTGCCCGCGGGCTGAAAGCTCAGGGCTGGCGGGTCTTTGCCTCGGCCCGCAAGGCGGAAGATGTCACGCAGCTGGCCGAAGCGGGGTTCGAAGCTTTGCGCCTCGATTACGCCGATCAGCCGAGCATCGAAGCCGCCGTTGCCGAAGTGCTGAAGCGTTGCGACGGCGCGCTGGATGCTGTGTTCAACAATGGCGCCTATGCGATCCCCGGCCCGGTCGAGGATATCAGCCGCGTCGCCATGCGCGCCCAGTTCGAGACCAATTTCCTGGGCCCCCACGCCCTTACCCGGGCGGTCCTGCCCGCCATGCGGCGGCGTGGGACAGGCCGGATCGTCAATTGTTCTTCTGTCCTGGGGCTGGTCGCCGCCCCGTGGCGCGGACCGTACAATGCGTCGAAATTCGCGCTCGAGGGGCTGACGGATACGCTGCGGGTCGAACTGGAAGGCTCCGGCATCCATGCGATCCTGATAGAACCGGGGCCGATCCGCACCGATTTCCGCAAGAACGCCATCGCCGCCTTTGAAAAATGGGTGGATTGGGAGGCTTCGGAACGGGTGGAGGAATACCGCAACGGTTTGCTCGACAAGCTCTACAAGCGGGGCCCGGGCAGCGAAAAGGCCGATCGGTTCGAACTGGGCCCCGAGGCGGTCACCGCCAAGCTGATCCGCGCGCTGGAAGACCCCCGGCCCCGCGCGCGCTATATGGTCACCACGCCGACCTACGCCGCTGCGGCGATGCGCCGCCTGTTGCCCGCGCGCATGATCGACAGGCTGGTCCGCAACGCCTGA
- a CDS encoding site-specific integrase, translating into MLDETLHKTLPSTDVAAFFKAELRRCVAQVRQVRLVERMDGSLTHEKARRNHLETIVLRGMIEDGLREEMSPERLAGFAAEDRDIATEIHHVLFREFLSPAFNTGVKARAQVQGKLSQLDTLHLRWAAVEARTAAHEAAEAVPLHSGDQAREAAVSMLREMVEEAVGGTSTVPAPPSQPSAEVASAPDQAAVHAVPALPPRTGLTPGVSLIEGRMTGAAILAQIDAARAQPEEADFDGSTASLQVDRTYGDDIAGTAVRMTWRMKGNENTRDQRLSSVALFMYLTGVQRVSEIRQHNLDSFAKLMRNRMPAKYWRKEADRHLTGPETMAQAKRLGLPCGLAAGTIERHINTVSALLHHAKTEENVKDFTPNLRGLIPEDTRAPSEMRAVPTLTELQRLFSHTLWQGCKSRGRRHQPGDLVLKDHNYWISLLLAYTGARRSEIAGLLVDDFGEEDGIPFIDLRPNHLRGLKNASSTRRIPLHPHILELGFADHVRTCRKRSLIALFPEVLSKSRRHLSRTARPGEVTYDKQFGNCLDHPLRMSFQYSLNGNPRGLSGHGFRHYVNDHLVNLRRADGTTHAVSEIDRMDLLGHTASGVNLTTYRRPDRPLGPLHEAIKSLPRLF; encoded by the coding sequence ATGCTCGACGAGACCCTGCACAAGACCCTGCCCTCGACGGACGTGGCCGCCTTTTTCAAGGCGGAGCTGCGCCGTTGCGTGGCGCAGGTGCGGCAGGTCCGCCTGGTCGAGCGGATGGACGGAAGCCTGACCCACGAAAAGGCGCGTCGGAACCATCTCGAGACGATCGTCCTGCGCGGCATGATCGAAGACGGCCTGCGCGAGGAAATGTCGCCGGAGCGGTTGGCCGGATTTGCCGCCGAGGATCGCGACATCGCGACCGAGATCCACCACGTCCTGTTCCGGGAATTCCTGTCGCCTGCCTTCAACACGGGCGTCAAGGCCCGCGCACAGGTGCAGGGCAAGCTGTCGCAACTCGACACCCTGCACCTTCGTTGGGCCGCCGTGGAAGCGCGGACAGCTGCCCATGAGGCCGCTGAGGCGGTGCCGCTCCATTCCGGGGATCAGGCGCGGGAAGCGGCGGTGTCGATGCTGCGCGAGATGGTTGAGGAAGCAGTTGGTGGTACCTCCACGGTGCCAGCGCCACCATCGCAGCCGTCTGCCGAGGTGGCTTCCGCGCCGGATCAAGCGGCTGTCCACGCGGTCCCGGCGTTGCCACCCCGGACAGGTTTGACACCGGGTGTGTCTCTCATCGAAGGCCGCATGACCGGTGCCGCCATCCTCGCCCAGATCGACGCCGCGCGGGCACAGCCGGAAGAAGCCGATTTCGACGGCTCCACGGCCTCCCTGCAGGTGGATCGCACCTACGGGGACGACATTGCCGGCACCGCCGTCCGCATGACCTGGCGCATGAAGGGGAACGAGAACACCCGCGACCAGAGACTGAGCTCGGTCGCGCTCTTCATGTATCTCACAGGGGTGCAGCGCGTGTCCGAGATCCGGCAACACAATCTCGACAGCTTCGCCAAGCTGATGCGGAACCGCATGCCTGCGAAGTACTGGCGCAAAGAGGCGGACCGCCACCTGACCGGGCCGGAAACCATGGCGCAGGCCAAGCGCCTCGGGCTGCCCTGCGGCCTTGCCGCCGGCACGATCGAGCGGCACATCAACACGGTTTCCGCCTTGCTGCACCATGCGAAAACAGAGGAAAACGTGAAGGACTTCACCCCGAACCTGCGCGGTCTGATCCCGGAAGACACCCGCGCCCCGAGCGAAATGCGCGCCGTGCCCACGCTGACGGAGCTGCAGAGGCTGTTCAGCCATACCTTGTGGCAGGGCTGCAAGTCTCGCGGGCGGCGGCACCAGCCCGGTGATCTGGTGCTCAAGGACCACAACTATTGGATCAGCCTGCTGCTCGCCTATACCGGGGCCCGCAGAAGCGAGATCGCTGGCCTGCTTGTCGATGACTTCGGCGAAGAGGACGGCATTCCCTTCATCGACCTGCGCCCCAATCACCTGCGCGGCTTGAAAAACGCCTCAAGCACGCGCCGTATCCCATTGCATCCGCATATCCTTGAACTCGGTTTTGCCGATCACGTCCGCACTTGTCGCAAGCGAAGCCTGATTGCCCTCTTCCCCGAGGTCTTGTCGAAATCGCGCCGGCATCTGTCACGGACCGCGCGCCCCGGGGAGGTGACCTATGACAAGCAGTTTGGTAACTGCCTGGATCATCCTCTTCGGATGAGTTTCCAGTACAGCCTCAACGGCAACCCTCGCGGCTTGTCGGGTCATGGCTTCCGACACTACGTGAACGACCACCTCGTCAACCTGCGGCGCGCCGACGGCACCACGCACGCCGTTTCAGAGATCGACCGGATGGACCTTCTGGGGCATACGGCTTCCGGGGTGAACCTGACGACCTACAGGCGCCCGGACAGACCGTTGGGGCCGCTCCATGAGGCGATCAAGTCGTTGCCACGGTTGTTCTAG
- a CDS encoding SH3 domain-containing protein, whose protein sequence is MPQFAILATVALFAAFYQLSGGSDFQPGWPEGTGPGSIGPASLNPAVETLAQADSPSPEVSQPIRAATAAPVATPAAEPAMVQTVGFAAASGNAQVVQAVQHSEGAAPEQPTLQISARTQAIIERQSLARRQSVERVQAAAEAAHEAKLASQQDAPQGADMRQVSGDRVNLRYGPGTRFSILTTLEEGDKVEVIASEGDWVQLRVPETGRTGWMANSLVTDAG, encoded by the coding sequence ATGCCGCAATTCGCCATCCTCGCTACAGTCGCCTTGTTCGCCGCCTTCTACCAACTGAGCGGAGGATCGGATTTCCAGCCCGGATGGCCCGAAGGCACAGGTCCCGGTTCCATCGGTCCCGCATCCCTCAATCCGGCGGTCGAGACCTTGGCGCAGGCCGATTCTCCGTCCCCGGAAGTCTCCCAGCCCATTAGGGCCGCTACCGCCGCTCCGGTCGCAACCCCGGCCGCCGAACCGGCGATGGTCCAGACCGTTGGCTTCGCCGCTGCGTCCGGCAATGCACAGGTAGTGCAGGCGGTTCAGCACAGCGAAGGGGCTGCACCGGAACAACCCACACTGCAGATTTCGGCCCGCACGCAGGCGATCATCGAACGCCAGAGCCTGGCACGCCGCCAATCCGTGGAACGCGTGCAGGCCGCCGCCGAAGCGGCGCATGAGGCCAAGCTTGCTTCCCAACAAGACGCACCGCAGGGCGCGGACATGCGGCAGGTCAGCGGCGACCGGGTGAACCTGCGCTACGGGCCGGGCACACGGTTTTCGATCCTCACCACGCTTGAAGAAGGCGACAAGGTCGAGGTCATCGCCTCGGAAGGCGATTGGGTGCAGTTGCGCGTGCCGGAAACCGGGCGCACGGGCTGGATGGCCAATTCCCTGGTGACCGACGCGGGCTGA
- a CDS encoding 2-hydroxyacid dehydrogenase encodes MPYRRLTVVVTRRLPEVVEARMAELFDIQTGPEDRPMSREELVAAVKTAEVLVPNLRDEIDQSLLAQAGPQLKLIANYGAGVDHIDVATARQRGILVSNTPDVVTEDTADMSIALILALLRRIPEGLARMQTEGWEGWSPNALQGARVAGKQLGILGMGRIGQALARRANAFGMQVHYHNRRRLREETEADLKARYWDSLDQMVARMDVISVNCPHTPSTFHLLNARRLKLMKPEAVIVNTSRGEVIDENALTRMLRAGEVAGAGLDVFGGRRDANPRLREMSNVVLLPHMGSATREGRIEMGEKVIINIKTFADGHRPPDQVVPGML; translated from the coding sequence ATGCCATATCGACGCCTGACTGTTGTCGTTACGCGACGCTTGCCCGAGGTGGTAGAAGCCCGCATGGCCGAGCTTTTCGATATACAGACCGGCCCCGAAGACCGCCCCATGTCCCGTGAGGAGCTGGTTGCGGCCGTCAAGACCGCCGAGGTCCTCGTGCCGAACCTGCGGGACGAGATCGACCAGTCGCTGCTGGCGCAGGCCGGCCCACAATTGAAGCTGATCGCGAATTACGGCGCCGGGGTGGATCATATCGATGTGGCGACGGCCCGGCAGCGCGGCATCCTCGTGTCCAACACGCCCGACGTGGTGACCGAAGACACCGCCGACATGTCCATCGCGCTGATCCTTGCGCTGCTGCGCCGGATTCCCGAAGGGCTGGCCAGGATGCAGACCGAAGGCTGGGAAGGCTGGAGCCCCAATGCCCTGCAGGGCGCGCGGGTGGCGGGCAAGCAGCTTGGCATCCTCGGGATGGGGCGCATCGGTCAGGCGCTGGCACGGCGGGCCAATGCCTTTGGCATGCAGGTGCATTACCACAACCGCCGCCGCCTGCGCGAAGAGACCGAGGCCGATCTGAAGGCCCGCTACTGGGACAGTCTGGATCAGATGGTGGCGCGGATGGACGTGATCTCGGTCAATTGCCCGCATACGCCGTCGACCTTCCACCTGCTGAACGCGCGGCGGCTGAAGCTGATGAAGCCCGAGGCGGTGATCGTGAATACCTCGCGCGGCGAGGTGATCGATGAAAACGCCCTGACGCGGATGCTGCGGGCGGGCGAAGTCGCCGGGGCAGGGCTTGATGTCTTCGGTGGGCGGCGCGATGCCAACCCGCGCCTGCGTGAGATGTCGAATGTCGTCCTGCTGCCGCATATGGGGTCGGCCACCCGTGAAGGGCGGATCGAGATGGGCGAGAAAGTGATCATCAACATCAAGACCTTTGCCGATGGCCACCGGCCGCCGGACCAGGTCGTGCCGGGCATGTTGTGA